A portion of the Salminus brasiliensis chromosome 9, fSalBra1.hap2, whole genome shotgun sequence genome contains these proteins:
- the ebna1bp2 gene encoding probable rRNA-processing protein EBP2 produces MVDMEEDSQLGKESEEEYEELSDGELQEAFAKGLLKPGLNIPLEEPKKAVNDVDGLKKCLADFKKNLPWVERLDLTNQPAVDVLAKAEGRPSDDDVNAEDDFQREMYFYRQAQATVLEALPKLKKLKILTKRPDDYFAEMSKTDQHMQKIRKKLMQKQVAIENSEKAKKLREQRKYGKKVQVEVLQKRQKEKKNMMMAVKKYQKGMTDKLDFLEGDKEGKNGPASSKKPMSKRGPSAKRKYKDQKFGFGGKKKGSKRNTKDSHDDVSGFRAKMAHGKGGKKFGKGGKKNKRPGKETRRKMKARK; encoded by the exons ATGGTGGATATGGAGGAGGACAGCCAGCTGGGGAAGGAGTCCGAGGAGGAGTATGAGGAGTTGTCCGACGGGGAG CTTCAGGAGGCTTTTGCCAAGGGCCTCCTCAAACCTGGCTTGAATATTCCTCTAGAAGAACCAAAGAAGGCCGTCAACGACGTA GATGGTCTCAAGAAGTGCCTGGCTGACTTTAAGAAGAACTTGCCGTGGGTTGAGAGATTGGACCTCACCAACCAACCAGCTGTTGACGTTCTAGCCAAAGCTGAAGGAAGACCGAGCGATGATGACGTCAATGCAGAGGATGATTTCCAGAGGGAAATGTACTT CTATCGCCAGGCTCAAGCGACGGTTCTGGAGGCCCTCCCAAAGTTAAAGAAGCTAAAGATTCTTACCAAGCGACCGGACGATTACTTCGCAGAGATGTCCAAGACTGACCAGCATATGCAGAAG ATCAGGAAGAAGCTCATGCAGAAGCAAGTGGCAATTGAGAATTCCGAAAAGGCCAAGAAGCTGAGAGAACAGAGGAAGTACGGCAAGAAG GTCCAAGTCGAGGTTCTCCAGAAGAggcagaaggagaagaagaacaTGATGATGGCGGTGAAGAAATATCAGAAAG GTATGACCGACAAATTGGACTTCTTGGAAGGAGATAAGGAGGGGAAGAACGGACCAGCCTCGTCCAAGAAACCGATGAGCAAAAGAGG CCCGAGTGCGAAGAGGAAGTACAAGGACCAGAAGTTTGGCTTTGGAGGCAAGAAGAAGGGCAGCAAAAGGAACACGAAAGACAGCCATGATGACGTGTCGGGATTCCGGGCCAAGATGGCCCACGGGAAAGGGGGAAAGAAATTTGGCAAAGGAGGGAAGAAGAAT AAACGACCAGGAAAGGAGACACGGCGGAAAATGAAGGCCCGAAAGTGA